Proteins encoded in a region of the Veillonella parvula genome:
- a CDS encoding carbon-nitrogen family hydrolase produces the protein MKKRLSLIQMDVYVNEVEYNYARVQELLSQALSEKPDIIVLPETWNTGFHPSKDLINISDRNGERTKALLSTFAKEHNVNIVGGSVAVAKEDLVFNTSYAYNREGKLVGEYSKMHGFSPAKEDQYFASGTHTTHFELDGIPCSTVICYDIRFPELVRMAALSNTELLFVPAQWPTMRLRHWQVLNEVRAIENQLFLCAVNGCGTVGRVQSTGHSAVYDPWGTNLLEMDTREGISSVDIDLTVVEDIRNKINIFRDRKPELYKL, from the coding sequence ATGAAAAAACGCTTAAGCCTTATACAAATGGACGTCTATGTAAACGAAGTGGAATACAATTATGCGCGCGTCCAAGAATTACTTTCACAAGCCCTATCAGAAAAGCCTGACATTATCGTCTTGCCCGAAACATGGAATACAGGATTTCATCCATCTAAGGATTTAATCAATATTTCTGACAGAAATGGAGAAAGAACAAAAGCTTTATTAAGTACATTCGCAAAAGAACACAATGTAAACATTGTGGGCGGTTCTGTAGCCGTAGCAAAAGAGGATTTAGTATTTAATACATCCTATGCTTACAACCGTGAAGGCAAGCTCGTAGGAGAGTATTCCAAAATGCACGGATTTAGTCCTGCTAAAGAGGACCAATACTTCGCTAGCGGTACGCATACCACTCATTTTGAATTGGATGGCATTCCTTGTAGTACGGTTATCTGTTACGACATTCGCTTCCCTGAGCTCGTAAGAATGGCTGCATTATCAAATACAGAGCTATTATTTGTACCTGCTCAATGGCCTACTATGCGTTTACGCCACTGGCAAGTATTAAACGAAGTGCGAGCTATTGAAAACCAACTCTTCTTATGTGCTGTCAACGGCTGTGGTACAGTAGGTCGAGTTCAAAGCACTGGTCACTCCGCTGTATACGATCCATGGGGTACAAACCTCCTCGAAATGGACACTAGGGAGGGCATCTCATCTGTAGATATCGACCTCACCGTAGTAGAGGATATTCGCAATAAAATTAACATTTTTAGAGATCGCAAACCTGAACTCTACAAACTATAA